One window from the genome of Ailuropoda melanoleuca isolate Jingjing chromosome 5, ASM200744v2, whole genome shotgun sequence encodes:
- the SLC25A37 gene encoding mitoferrin-1 isoform X3 — protein MQSLNPDPKAQYTSVYGALKKIIRTEGFWRPLRGLNVMMMGAGPAHAMYFACYENMKRTLNAVFHHQGNSHLANGIAGSMATLLHDAVMNPAEVVKQRMQMYDSPHRSALRCVWTVWRTEGLGAFYRSYTTQLTMNIPFQSIHFITYEFLQEQVNPHRGYNPQSHIISGGLAGALAAAATTPLDVCKTLLNTQENMALNLANISGRLSGMANAFRMVYQLNGLPGYFKGMQARVIYQMPSTAISWSVYEFFKYFLTKHKLENRTPY, from the exons ATGCAGAGTTTGAATCCAGATCCCAAAGCACAGTACACAAGTGTCTACGGAGCACTCAAGAAAATCATTCGGACTGAAGGCTTCTGGAGGCCGCTGCGAGGCCTCAACGTGATGATGATGGGCGCAGGGCCGGCCCACGCCATGTATTTCGCCTGCtatgaaaacatgaaaaggaCTTTAAATGCCGTTTTCCACCACCAAGGAAACAGCCATCTAGCCAACG GGATAGCTGGGAGTATGGCCACCCTGCTCCACGATGCGGTAATGAATCCAGCAGAAG TCGTGAAGCAACGCATGCAGATGTACGACTCGCCACACCGGTCGGCGCTCCGCTGCGTCTGGACGGTTTGGAGGACCGAGGGCTTGGGGGCCTTCTACCGGAGCTACACCACCCAGCTGACCATGAACATTCCCTTCCAGTCCATCCACTTTATCACCTACGAGTTCCTGCAGGAGCAGGTCAACCCTCACCGGGGCTACAACCCACAGTCCCACATCATCTCGGGCGGGCTGGCCGGGGCCCTGGCCGCAGCTGCCACCACCCCCCTGGACGTCTGCAAGACCCTCCTCAACACTCAGGAGAACATGGCCCTCAACCTGGCCAACATCAGTGGCCGGCTGTCGGGCATGGCCAATGCCTTCAGGATGGTGTACCAGCTCAATGGCCTACCCGGCTACTTCAAGGGCATGCAGGCACGCGTCATCTACCAGATGCCCTCCACTGCCATTTCCTGGTCTGTCTATGAGTTCTTCAAGTACTTTCTCACCAAGCACAAGCTGGAGAATCGAACTCCATACTAA
- the SLC25A37 gene encoding mitoferrin-1 isoform X2 codes for MTAEPPGLKTRMQSLNPDPKAQYTSVYGALKKIIRTEGFWRPLRGLNVMMMGAGPAHAMYFACYENMKRTLNAVFHHQGNSHLANGIAGSMATLLHDAVMNPAEVVKQRMQMYDSPHRSALRCVWTVWRTEGLGAFYRSYTTQLTMNIPFQSIHFITYEFLQEQVNPHRGYNPQSHIISGGLAGALAAAATTPLDVCKTLLNTQENMALNLANISGRLSGMANAFRMVYQLNGLPGYFKGMQARVIYQMPSTAISWSVYEFFKYFLTKHKLENRTPY; via the exons ATGACAGCAGAGCCGCCAGGGCTGAAG ACACGAATGCAGAGTTTGAATCCAGATCCCAAAGCACAGTACACAAGTGTCTACGGAGCACTCAAGAAAATCATTCGGACTGAAGGCTTCTGGAGGCCGCTGCGAGGCCTCAACGTGATGATGATGGGCGCAGGGCCGGCCCACGCCATGTATTTCGCCTGCtatgaaaacatgaaaaggaCTTTAAATGCCGTTTTCCACCACCAAGGAAACAGCCATCTAGCCAACG GGATAGCTGGGAGTATGGCCACCCTGCTCCACGATGCGGTAATGAATCCAGCAGAAG TCGTGAAGCAACGCATGCAGATGTACGACTCGCCACACCGGTCGGCGCTCCGCTGCGTCTGGACGGTTTGGAGGACCGAGGGCTTGGGGGCCTTCTACCGGAGCTACACCACCCAGCTGACCATGAACATTCCCTTCCAGTCCATCCACTTTATCACCTACGAGTTCCTGCAGGAGCAGGTCAACCCTCACCGGGGCTACAACCCACAGTCCCACATCATCTCGGGCGGGCTGGCCGGGGCCCTGGCCGCAGCTGCCACCACCCCCCTGGACGTCTGCAAGACCCTCCTCAACACTCAGGAGAACATGGCCCTCAACCTGGCCAACATCAGTGGCCGGCTGTCGGGCATGGCCAATGCCTTCAGGATGGTGTACCAGCTCAATGGCCTACCCGGCTACTTCAAGGGCATGCAGGCACGCGTCATCTACCAGATGCCCTCCACTGCCATTTCCTGGTCTGTCTATGAGTTCTTCAAGTACTTTCTCACCAAGCACAAGCTGGAGAATCGAACTCCATACTAA
- the SLC25A37 gene encoding mitoferrin-1 isoform X4: MATLLHDAVMNPAEVVKQRMQMYDSPHRSALRCVWTVWRTEGLGAFYRSYTTQLTMNIPFQSIHFITYEFLQEQVNPHRGYNPQSHIISGGLAGALAAAATTPLDVCKTLLNTQENMALNLANISGRLSGMANAFRMVYQLNGLPGYFKGMQARVIYQMPSTAISWSVYEFFKYFLTKHKLENRTPY; encoded by the exons ATGGCCACCCTGCTCCACGATGCGGTAATGAATCCAGCAGAAG TCGTGAAGCAACGCATGCAGATGTACGACTCGCCACACCGGTCGGCGCTCCGCTGCGTCTGGACGGTTTGGAGGACCGAGGGCTTGGGGGCCTTCTACCGGAGCTACACCACCCAGCTGACCATGAACATTCCCTTCCAGTCCATCCACTTTATCACCTACGAGTTCCTGCAGGAGCAGGTCAACCCTCACCGGGGCTACAACCCACAGTCCCACATCATCTCGGGCGGGCTGGCCGGGGCCCTGGCCGCAGCTGCCACCACCCCCCTGGACGTCTGCAAGACCCTCCTCAACACTCAGGAGAACATGGCCCTCAACCTGGCCAACATCAGTGGCCGGCTGTCGGGCATGGCCAATGCCTTCAGGATGGTGTACCAGCTCAATGGCCTACCCGGCTACTTCAAGGGCATGCAGGCACGCGTCATCTACCAGATGCCCTCCACTGCCATTTCCTGGTCTGTCTATGAGTTCTTCAAGTACTTTCTCACCAAGCACAAGCTGGAGAATCGAACTCCATACTAA